Sequence from the Paenibacillus riograndensis SBR5 genome:
CCGGTTTAAAGAATACCCTGGCGCTTTTGAAGGCATAGTTGCCTGTTAAGCTGTCTGCAATGACAACGGGCTGGCTGGACAGTTTGCTGCGGAGTACAGAGAGGTCGGTAAACGTCACCGGCTTAAACCGGGTGTCCATTTGCCTGTTGGGATTATGGGCAACGACATAAAAAACAGCTGCGGAACCCTCCTGTAGCAGTTTATCCCCTAAGTCACGGCTGATTTTCCAACGTTGTAATTCTTCTTCCTGAGGAACAGAAGCTTCCTTGGCAGGCTTGACCTGATAAGTAACTTCCCCCTGTTTGTTCTTCAAGGATTGATATTGAACCGCCGCAAAACCCGAGGATGCTGTCAGCAGCATTCCCGCTATGACCATCACGCTGACCTTATATTTCACCAGGAATCGCTCCTTTCCGCTCTGTCCGGCATACAACCTCTTCATCACTTTTCCGGACAAGTCTGTCTCACTGAACTGCGGGCTACGAAGAAGTTCCTTCAAATCCTGATCCTTGTCGAATCTCACAGCTTCCTTCTCCTTTCGCATAAGCATAATACCTCCGGAATTTTTTGGCCGAACGCTCATATTTTTTACGCAGCTTGGATGTGCTGTGATGAAGAATCAGACTAATCTCCTGATAGCTCATTTCCTCCACACAGCGCAAAATCAACAAATTCCGCTCTTCTATCGATAATTTTGACAAGGCCTGCTGCACCGCTTCATCCAGATATTTGCCTTCAATCTGTTGATCTACGTGTCTATTGTCCCGCTCATCCCGGTGTAAGAGACGCAGATATTTGGTCAATTTCCGCTTGCGGATCACATCAATACATTGATTGTAGGCAATCGTATACAACCATGCACCGAAGGGGATATCCGGGTTATATTTGCCCAAAGCACGAAAGGCCTTCAGAAACACCTCCTGCCCGCTGTCCTCAGCCTCCGAATAATGCCCCAGCATGTGATAACAATAGAGCAGGATCGCTTTTTGATAGGTTCGCATGATCTCCTCAAACCTTTCGATGTTCCCTTCCAGCACGTCAGCTATTATCCGGCGCAGCTCTGCATCATTCAATTCTCTCCCCCCTTTCAACCTGTACAACGAAGCATCCCTTGAAAATGTGACATTGTTCAAAAAACAATTATTATTATATAAAGAAGTCATGAGATGAAGAAGGGAGCAATGCAGTGTGGAAAAGAATAGGATCCACAAGGTGGGGCAAATCGGGATACCTGTGAAAGAAATAGGACGAGCGGTACATTTTTATCAAAACCTGCTGGGCCTTCCGCTGCTATTTCAGACGGACCGTATGGCCTTCTTTGAACTCGGCGGCCTGCGGCTGCTGTTGAGCCTTCCGGAGACAGCAGAGTTCGCCAATGCCAGCTCCGTTGTGTATTTTCAAGTTGGAGATATTCAGGCAATGTATACAGAGTTAATCGGTAAGGGAGTAGCTTTTACCGGCGAACCCCATATGGTGAACAAAATGGGCCAAACCGAGACCTGGATGGCGTTCTTCCGGGATTCTGAGGGAAATACTCATGCGTTGATGAGTGAAGTGAAGGGGGAATAAACCTGATTGATGTTCAAACAGGCTTTTGGGGAACGGAACAAGGGCAGATTGAATTGAAATAACACGCCAGCTATAAAAAAACTATCCTATGTAACCACCTAATTCGGAATGTCGAATCAGGTGGTTTTTTGGTGCAATTTAAATGTTCCACGTGGAAATTCCACTCAGATGTGCTGAACATGAAAAAGTTAACCCTCAGTTGCTGCTCTCCTCTGCCTCCGTCTCCAGCGCAGGCTGCCCATTGGCCTCATAAGCGCTCAGCACCGAATCCAGCAAGCCCGGAAACCGGGCATTCAAGTCCTCGGTACGCAAGGACAGTATACGCTGAGTGCCTTGAACACGGGTATGCACAACCCCCGCCTCGCGCAGTGTCCGGGCATGGTGGGACAGCGTCGATTTGGCGACCGGCACGTTGAAGCTGTTGCAGGCCTGTTCACCATTGTTCCTGATATCTGAAATGATGGATAAGCGAATGGGATCACTGAGTGCATACAGTACGGAGGCAAGCTGAATGTCCTTGCGTTCCGGATGAAATAGTATCTTCATGGATAATATCCCCTTTTGTCATACAAATGGTTGCAAAAAATTTATCGTGCTCCTAATTGCATTTTATATCAACGCATGCTATATTTCAAATGTTCGAACATAATCGAACTATTAAACATTAAAAAGGAGTGGCCATCACATGGACTCAGTAAATACAATCTCCGCTGCTGCGGAAGAAGATTCTTCAGTGGAAGCCACTCTTCCCAGGGAAGGGCTGCTGACGTTTCTATTCAGTGTTGCGGTTGTTCTGGTTATTATGAACACGGCCATGTTCAATCTGGCATTGCCTGATGTAACCGAGACCTTTGGCATCTCAGCCTCCGCCGCTTCCTGGATCGTGACCGGGTATTCCATTATGTTCTCCATTGCTTCGATTACCTACAGCAGACTTTCCGACTTTCTGCCAATCCGCAGACTGTTGACGATTGGCCTGCTGACACTCGGCCTCGCGGCGGTTGCCGGATTCTTCAGCACGAACTTTATTGTGCTGCTGATTGTACGGATTGTGCAGGCATCCGGTGCTGGTGCCGTTATGTCGCTGTCACTTGTCCTGTTCACCCGGTATGTCCCGCTGGGCCGCCGGGGCAAGGCAATGGCGACGATTATGTCCTCTGTTTCGCTTGGTTTGGGACTTGGTCCTGTTGCAGGCGGAGCGATTACCCAGTATTTTGGCTGGAACTGGCTGTTTGCCGTTACCGCTATTATCCTGCTGCTTGTGCCGCTGTTTCTGGTGCTGCTGCCGAAAGAACTGCCGAGCCGCGGCTCATTTGACGCACTTGGAGGGGTCTTCCTCGGCATCGGCACCACCGGGCTTCTGCTGTTCCTGACCAGCGGGCTGTGGATTGCGCTGGTTGCCGGAATAGCTGCTATTTTCTTGTTCGTGAGCCGTATCCGCACCATTTCTGATCCGTTTGTTATGCCCGCTCTTTTCAAGAACCGCCCGTACCTGGTACTCTCTTTGGTCGGAATCGCCTCCTATCTGTGCAGCTTTGCAACGCTGTTCCTGCTGCCGCAGATTCTGGTTCACCGGTTCGGCTTCACTGCAAGCCATGCGGGGTTTGTCATTTTCCCCGGGTCCCTGCTTGCGATCTTTGTATCCCGGTCGGTAGGCCGGATCATTGACCGCTTCGGCAATGGAGGCATCCTGCGCTTTGTGCCGCTGCTGGTGCTGACCGCTACCGTACTGTTTGCTCTATTTGCCGGGCATTCATGGATAGCAGTGATGTTCGTGTATATGATTATGAGTCTGGCCTTCACCACGCTGTCCAGCAGTGTATCCAATGAAATCTCCCGCGTTCTGCCTTCCTCGCAGATTGGCTCAGGGATGGGATTATTTCAGCTGCTCCAGTTCTTCAGCGGTGCCTTCGGTGTTGCTATGGCCGCCAGTGCTCTGGAATGGCAGCACGGGCTGTCCCTGTCTGCAGCTTACTCCAACATTTACTGGGGACTCTCCATTGCTGCCGTCATCGCCATTGTCTCCGCCTTTGCATACCGCCGGAGCAGCGGGAGCCGGATTGAAGAAATGGCTGAGGCGTAAGCTTGAACGGACACCGTTCCGGCAAAATGCAAAATACCCTGCAGCTCACTTTACAGCTGCAGGGCAAGCCTGATCAAGAGTGGCCGGATATCGCCGGATGAATGATCATCCAGGGACACGGCCCGCTTTTGAATAGTTGATCCCATTATCCTGAAGTAAGGCAGCTCTAAACTACCAGAACCTCAGCGTTCTTATCGCACTCCGCACATTTCGCTGGCGGGTCCCAATCCGAGAACTCCGTTTCTTTCAGATCCACAATATCCGGTGCATCCTCGTATTCGTCCACAAATTTGTCGATAGCCAGCTCCACATGTTCCTTACATACTACATACATCCATCAAGCATCCCTTTCTGTGCCCCGCGGGCATATACTTCTTCTACTGTTCTACCATACTTCCCCGCAAAAAGGAACTCCCGCAGCCGAGTTTACACACTCTCCACAAACTCCTGAATGTCCTCCGCAATCAACGCCAGCGCATCACGCCAGAATTGTGGCGAATCCACATCGATATTCATCAGTCCTGCGGCATCCGCGATGGTATTTTTGCTGGTAGCTGCCAGAAAAGACCTGTAACGTTCTGCGAAATCTCCGCCCTGCTTCTTATACTGCGCATAGAGTCCCTTGGAGAACAGCAGCCCGAATGAATAGGGGAAGTTCAGAAATTCATTGCCTGCCATATAATATCCGGCTTTGCTGATCCACTGATAAGGATGGAAAGTCGCAGGGTCAACGCTGCCGCCATATGCAGCCACCATCGATTCATGCATCAGGTCATTCAGTTCATGGGCGGACAGAGGACCGGACTGTCTTCGTTCATACAGCCGGCTCTCAAACAGGTAACGGGCGTAGAAATCCACAATGTAATAACCCGCATCAGACAGACTACGTTCCCGAATAGCCAAGGCTTCGCTTTCAGCTGCCATGTTCAGCAGTTCCTCATGAATGAGGCTTTCGCAAAAAATCGACGCCGTCTCGGCAACGGGTACCGGATAATCCGTATTCACCATAGTCTCGCCAGCAAGGCAGCTGCTGTGGTAGGCATGCCCGATCTCGTGAGCCAGCACACTGACATCGATATAATTCCCCGTGAAGCTGGTGATGATCCGGCTTTCGCCAATCGGAAAAATATCGACGCACATCCCGAAATTGCCTTTACCTTCTCTTGGCTCGGCGTCAATCCAGCGCTGCCGGAATACCTTGCGGGCGAATTCGCCCAGCTCCGGGCTGAATGCGCTGAAGCCGGAGACAATCACATCCCCCGCTTCCGGGTAGGTGATTTTGGCTGAACTCTCTTCAGCTAACGGAGCAAAAACATCATAAAACGGCAGCGGTCCGGAATGACCGAGCAGCGCTGCTTTTTTCATATAATATTGATGGAAAAACGGCAGGCTCTCCTCTATGGCTTCCAACATTACCTCAAGCGTCTTCCGGTTCATTCTGGATGCCTTCAGCACTTTATGCAGCGGTGATGCATATCCTCTCAGCCCGTAGATTGCAAGCGCTTCTCCACTTACGGAATTCAGACAGGCGGCGCTCTGCTCCTCCACACTCCGGCATGCTTCGCGCTCAGCCTCATAGGCAGCCTTCCTTACCCCTGCGTCTCCGTCATAGGCCAGATTCTGCAATTCAGCCAGCGACAAACTCCGGGCTTGTCCCCCGATTTGTACGTCCATACGGAGCATGGATAGTGTCCGCATATACAGCCTCTCCCAGGCTTTGGAGCCGGTGCTCTGCATACGGGCAATGACCGACTCAGCCTCTTCGCCAAGCAAATGCTCTGACTGCCGCTGCAGCCCGTACAGATAGAACTCATGCCCGGCAAGATATGCGGACGAAGCTATTACCGCCTTTAGATCTGCTACACCTGCCAGCCATTTGCTGAAGCCTGCATGGGCCTCCCCGGCCGCCGCTGCGGCGTCCTCCAGCTCATCCATCCTGTTCATCGCTTCCGCATCGCTTCTGTCCAGGCTGAACCTTAGCTCCGCATAGCTGAATAGACAGTGGTAGACCCTTTTGTAGGCATTATATTGTTTTAAAAATTGCTCGATCGCTTGTGCCAATTCCTTCTCGTTCTGCGTTCGGTTCTGAAAGTGTCCTGCCGCCCATTCGATCAAACGCTCTGTATATTCTGTCAAAAGCCTTCGGTCCTGCCAGTATTTCTCCGACTGAAAAGACGGGTACAGGCTGTCCAGCTCCCACGTTAATTCCATATTTCTGATCTCTCCTCATCTGAGACTCCGGGATGGTGATCTTATCTTATTTCTCAGACAGAGCTCACATGCTTCCACCTCATCTTTGGTTATATATGTAATTACTCCATTGTATCACGCCTGTTATAAACAATTATATACGGCCGCAAGGAGCGAAGGTGAGATATGCTCCGTGAAAAAAGGCCCCCTCCACCCAAGCCGGGCGAATGGAGCCTCTCTAAAATGTGCAATATCCTTCTACTTCCCGTCCTGCTGTGCAAGGAACCCGGCCGGCCGGTCCAGCTCATATAGTCTGCGGTATCGGGCTTCACGCGCCAGCAGCTCAGCATGGGTGCCTCGCATCTCCACGGTCCCATTCTCCATAAAGATCACTTCGTCCATCTGCTCCGCACCCACCAGATGATGGGTTACCCAGATCAGCGTCTTATCCGCCATTGCGGTGAACATCGTGGCCAGCAGCTCGCGTTCTGTGCGCGGATCAAGGCCGACGGTAGGCTCATCCAGAACTACGGCAGGGGTATTCTGCAGCAGTATGCGGGCCAGGGCGATCCGCTGGCGTTCCCCGCCGGAGAACCGTTGTCCGGCCTCACGCACCGGTGTATCGTACCCTTCAGGCAGCGAGGAGATCAGGTCATCCAATTGAGCAAGCTTTCCCGCTTGCTTAACCTCTTCGTCCGAAGCATCCGGCTTGCCCAGCCGGATATTGTTCGCCACTGTTGTGTCGAACAGATGCGGGCTCTGGTTAAGGACGGCAATCAGCTTCGGAATGTCCTCCCCGTAGGCAGAAGCAGCGATGCCATTAATCACAGCAGACCCTACAGAAGGGGCAATCACTCCCTGGATCACCTT
This genomic interval carries:
- a CDS encoding RNA polymerase sigma factor yields the protein MNDAELRRIIADVLEGNIERFEEIMRTYQKAILLYCYHMLGHYSEAEDSGQEVFLKAFRALGKYNPDIPFGAWLYTIAYNQCIDVIRKRKLTKYLRLLHRDERDNRHVDQQIEGKYLDEAVQQALSKLSIEERNLLILRCVEEMSYQEISLILHHSTSKLRKKYERSAKKFRRYYAYAKGEGSCEIRQGSGFEGTSS
- a CDS encoding VOC family protein produces the protein MEKNRIHKVGQIGIPVKEIGRAVHFYQNLLGLPLLFQTDRMAFFELGGLRLLLSLPETAEFANASSVVYFQVGDIQAMYTELIGKGVAFTGEPHMVNKMGQTETWMAFFRDSEGNTHALMSEVKGE
- a CDS encoding ArsR/SmtB family transcription factor, whose translation is MKILFHPERKDIQLASVLYALSDPIRLSIISDIRNNGEQACNSFNVPVAKSTLSHHARTLREAGVVHTRVQGTQRILSLRTEDLNARFPGLLDSVLSAYEANGQPALETEAEESSN
- a CDS encoding MFS transporter, whose product is MDSVNTISAAAEEDSSVEATLPREGLLTFLFSVAVVLVIMNTAMFNLALPDVTETFGISASAASWIVTGYSIMFSIASITYSRLSDFLPIRRLLTIGLLTLGLAAVAGFFSTNFIVLLIVRIVQASGAGAVMSLSLVLFTRYVPLGRRGKAMATIMSSVSLGLGLGPVAGGAITQYFGWNWLFAVTAIILLLVPLFLVLLPKELPSRGSFDALGGVFLGIGTTGLLLFLTSGLWIALVAGIAAIFLFVSRIRTISDPFVMPALFKNRPYLVLSLVGIASYLCSFATLFLLPQILVHRFGFTASHAGFVIFPGSLLAIFVSRSVGRIIDRFGNGGILRFVPLLVLTATVLFALFAGHSWIAVMFVYMIMSLAFTTLSSSVSNEISRVLPSSQIGSGMGLFQLLQFFSGAFGVAMAASALEWQHGLSLSAAYSNIYWGLSIAAVIAIVSAFAYRRSSGSRIEEMAEA
- a CDS encoding CxxH/CxxC protein is translated as MYVVCKEHVELAIDKFVDEYEDAPDIVDLKETEFSDWDPPAKCAECDKNAEVLVV
- a CDS encoding M3 family oligoendopeptidase, translating into MELTWELDSLYPSFQSEKYWQDRRLLTEYTERLIEWAAGHFQNRTQNEKELAQAIEQFLKQYNAYKRVYHCLFSYAELRFSLDRSDAEAMNRMDELEDAAAAAGEAHAGFSKWLAGVADLKAVIASSAYLAGHEFYLYGLQRQSEHLLGEEAESVIARMQSTGSKAWERLYMRTLSMLRMDVQIGGQARSLSLAELQNLAYDGDAGVRKAAYEAEREACRSVEEQSAACLNSVSGEALAIYGLRGYASPLHKVLKASRMNRKTLEVMLEAIEESLPFFHQYYMKKAALLGHSGPLPFYDVFAPLAEESSAKITYPEAGDVIVSGFSAFSPELGEFARKVFRQRWIDAEPREGKGNFGMCVDIFPIGESRIITSFTGNYIDVSVLAHEIGHAYHSSCLAGETMVNTDYPVPVAETASIFCESLIHEELLNMAAESEALAIRERSLSDAGYYIVDFYARYLFESRLYERRQSGPLSAHELNDLMHESMVAAYGGSVDPATFHPYQWISKAGYYMAGNEFLNFPYSFGLLFSKGLYAQYKKQGGDFAERYRSFLAATSKNTIADAAGLMNIDVDSPQFWRDALALIAEDIQEFVESV